In the genome of Paenibacillus sp. FSL R5-0766, one region contains:
- the urtE gene encoding urea ABC transporter ATP-binding subunit UrtE has translation MLSLQRIESGYGESNVLRGVNLDVQPGQVVCLMGRNGVGKTTLMKTLMGLLKTRKGSIQWQNQELSTLDTAKRARAGIGYVPQGREIFPQLTVKENLLLGLETSAPGVKTFPEDVLAMFPVLATMYGRQGGDLSGGQQQQLAFARALASRPGLLLLDEPTEGIQPSIVEDIRQVILQLKAKGNLSVLLVEQSIDFVRSAADYIYIMDKGTITLHGTPQELDMSQFEHHLSV, from the coding sequence ATGCTGTCGCTGCAACGAATTGAATCCGGCTACGGGGAAAGCAATGTGCTTCGTGGTGTGAACCTGGATGTACAGCCTGGACAGGTGGTGTGTCTGATGGGCCGTAACGGTGTAGGGAAAACAACGTTGATGAAAACATTAATGGGGCTGCTCAAAACACGCAAGGGCAGTATTCAGTGGCAAAATCAGGAGTTATCCACCTTGGACACAGCCAAGCGGGCAAGGGCAGGGATTGGTTATGTACCGCAGGGGCGGGAGATTTTCCCGCAGCTTACGGTGAAAGAAAACTTATTGCTTGGTCTGGAGACAAGTGCTCCGGGAGTAAAAACGTTCCCGGAGGATGTACTGGCGATGTTTCCAGTGCTTGCGACGATGTATGGACGGCAGGGCGGGGATCTGAGTGGTGGACAGCAGCAACAGTTGGCGTTTGCCCGGGCATTGGCTTCGCGTCCGGGGTTGTTGCTACTTGATGAGCCGACAGAAGGCATCCAGCCTTCTATCGTGGAGGACATTCGGCAGGTTATTTTGCAGCTCAAGGCAAAGGGGAACCTCTCGGTTCTGCTGGTAGAGCAGAGTATTGATTTTGTACGAAGTGCCGCAGATTACATCTATATCATGGACAAAGGAACCATAACCCTGCATGGGACACCGCAAGAACTGGATATGTCGCAGTTTGAACATCATCTCTCCGTATAG
- a CDS encoding DUF6612 family protein, with translation MKKWTTLFIGALLAVSLAACGNDTDNTATPPATNNETSNEGNTPAEQETKVPTLDELITKTNAATKEMKSFTTEANIDQNLKLDAGEQSQDQQVKTSLKMDIIKDPMMIYQEMKMEMSGQEAQNVKQYITSDKIYSQVGDQWVAIPEAQTKELIEQMKASMNPEGELEQFKKIEEDTEVTEEGDNYVINADVSGDNVKELAKAVMEQNGSDAQMQAMLDQMNITSMKMKYMINKETYLPASTDVTMVMEMEQNGQKMTMDMKMNSTFSNQDQVEEIKIPQEALDSAK, from the coding sequence TTGAAGAAGTGGACTACATTATTTATCGGGGCATTATTAGCAGTGAGCTTGGCAGCATGCGGTAACGATACAGATAATACGGCAACGCCGCCAGCGACTAACAACGAAACATCTAACGAGGGCAATACACCTGCGGAGCAGGAAACAAAGGTCCCAACCCTGGACGAATTGATTACCAAAACCAATGCAGCAACCAAAGAAATGAAAAGCTTCACAACTGAAGCAAACATTGATCAGAATCTAAAACTGGATGCTGGTGAACAGTCCCAGGATCAACAGGTTAAAACATCGCTCAAGATGGATATTATCAAAGATCCAATGATGATCTATCAAGAGATGAAAATGGAAATGTCGGGACAGGAAGCTCAGAACGTGAAGCAGTATATCACTTCGGATAAAATCTACTCTCAAGTTGGGGATCAATGGGTTGCGATTCCTGAAGCTCAAACCAAGGAACTGATTGAGCAGATGAAGGCAAGCATGAATCCGGAAGGTGAATTGGAGCAATTCAAAAAGATTGAAGAAGATACTGAAGTGACCGAAGAAGGCGACAATTATGTGATTAATGCAGACGTATCCGGTGATAATGTGAAGGAACTGGCGAAAGCCGTGATGGAGCAGAACGGATCGGATGCCCAGATGCAAGCCATGCTTGATCAGATGAATATCACCAGCATGAAGATGAAATACATGATCAACAAAGAAACCTATCTGCCTGCAAGTACGGACGTAACCATGGTCATGGAGATGGAACAGAATGGACAGAAAATGACGATGGACATGAAGATGAACAGTACATTTTCTAACCAGGATCAAGTGGAAGAGATCAAGATTCCACAAGAAGCATTGGATAGCGCTAAATAA
- the urtD gene encoding urea ABC transporter ATP-binding protein UrtD, protein MSKSLGKNLKSTEELAVLVAEDITVAFGGFVAVKGMNLKLHEHDLHFLIGPNGAGKTTMLDVICGKTKPMSGSVKMGDGTELTRLKEHQIVRKGVGRKFQAPSIFAGLTVQENLTLAAETRRSPLQAIGIRRYGKMSAAMEVVTLQIGLQDRVDARAGALSHGEKQWLEIGMLLLQEPRVLLLDEPAAGMTDEETHKTGRLLQEIARERSVVVVEHDMEFVREFAAKVTVMHEGKLLKEGTMAEVQADPKVAEVYLGKRRDDHAVAATN, encoded by the coding sequence ATGTCCAAGTCACTCGGGAAAAACCTAAAGTCTACTGAGGAATTAGCGGTGTTGGTAGCCGAGGATATTACGGTGGCCTTTGGTGGGTTCGTTGCTGTCAAAGGCATGAATCTGAAGCTGCATGAACATGACCTGCATTTTCTGATCGGACCCAATGGTGCAGGGAAAACAACGATGCTGGATGTGATATGTGGCAAAACAAAACCCATGTCCGGCTCGGTGAAGATGGGGGATGGCACGGAATTAACACGACTGAAGGAGCACCAGATTGTTCGCAAAGGTGTGGGACGCAAATTCCAGGCGCCATCGATCTTTGCGGGTCTGACGGTGCAGGAGAATCTGACACTGGCGGCGGAGACTCGCCGTTCCCCTTTGCAAGCCATCGGCATTCGGAGATATGGGAAAATGAGTGCTGCCATGGAGGTTGTTACCCTCCAGATTGGTCTGCAAGACCGCGTTGATGCTCGCGCAGGAGCGTTATCACATGGGGAGAAGCAGTGGCTGGAGATCGGCATGCTGCTTCTGCAGGAGCCACGGGTGTTGTTGCTGGACGAACCAGCCGCAGGCATGACGGATGAAGAAACACATAAGACCGGGCGACTTCTGCAAGAGATTGCGCGTGAGCGCTCGGTTGTGGTGGTGGAGCATGATATGGAGTTTGTGCGAGAGTTCGCAGCCAAGGTAACGGTGATGCATGAAGGAAAACTGCTGAAGGAAGGTACGATGGCGGAGGTACAGGCAGACCCGAAAGTGGCAGAAGTGTATCTGGGCAAAAGGAGGGATGACCATGCTGTCGCTGCAACGAATTGA
- the urtC gene encoding urea ABC transporter permease subunit UrtC: protein MSALLKTGSLKMRIIWAVVLIMMCLAPLISTEFRLSLLAKFLALAILAIGLDLIWGYGGVLSLGHGVFFGLGGYAMAMYLKLQASGATLPDFMGWSGLSGLPWFWEPFRSFPVALLLGIALPALLAFALGWFTFRNRITGVYFTILTQALVLITVTLFVGKQEWTGGTNGITGYNSIFGFTLHSAGTTIALYYITLAVLVIAYMLCRRMVNSRFGQVLEAARDGENRVRFLGYDPAGYKTLAFAFSGALAGIAGMLFVLQVGIISPSMMGIVPSIEMVLWVALGGRGTLIGAVIGAVVLNAAKTGISEAYPEGWLFVIGGLFVTVVLFMPNGIVGVYRHIVRLLKRRGESAHVQVTREKPKVY, encoded by the coding sequence ATGTCCGCTTTACTCAAGACTGGCAGTCTGAAAATGAGGATTATCTGGGCGGTTGTACTCATCATGATGTGTCTTGCTCCACTAATCTCCACGGAGTTTCGTCTGAGTCTGTTAGCCAAGTTTTTGGCGCTGGCGATCCTGGCCATTGGTCTCGATCTGATCTGGGGTTATGGCGGTGTGTTGAGTCTTGGGCATGGGGTGTTCTTTGGTCTGGGTGGATACGCGATGGCGATGTATCTGAAGCTTCAGGCCAGTGGAGCAACACTTCCTGACTTCATGGGATGGAGTGGTCTCAGTGGTCTGCCATGGTTCTGGGAGCCGTTTCGTTCTTTCCCGGTGGCGCTGTTATTGGGGATAGCCCTTCCGGCATTGCTCGCCTTTGCCCTGGGGTGGTTTACGTTCCGTAACCGGATCACCGGTGTATATTTTACCATCCTGACTCAAGCCTTGGTTCTTATTACGGTAACACTCTTTGTTGGTAAACAGGAATGGACGGGTGGAACAAATGGCATTACCGGATATAATTCGATCTTTGGTTTTACACTTCATTCCGCTGGAACGACGATTGCTCTCTACTATATAACGCTTGCTGTTCTGGTGATCGCTTATATGCTCTGTCGTCGAATGGTGAACAGTCGGTTCGGCCAAGTGCTTGAAGCTGCGCGGGATGGGGAGAATCGGGTACGATTCCTCGGATATGATCCGGCAGGATATAAAACGCTGGCTTTTGCTTTTTCCGGTGCGCTTGCAGGCATCGCGGGTATGTTGTTTGTTCTTCAGGTCGGTATTATCTCGCCATCGATGATGGGGATTGTGCCCTCCATTGAGATGGTCCTGTGGGTTGCGTTGGGTGGTCGCGGTACGCTTATTGGAGCGGTCATCGGAGCAGTGGTGCTGAATGCAGCCAAAACAGGCATAAGTGAGGCTTATCCCGAAGGATGGTTGTTTGTCATTGGCGGGCTCTTTGTAACGGTAGTTTTGTTCATGCCAAACGGTATTGTAGGTGTATATCGTCATATCGTTCGCTTGCTGAAGCGGAGAGGAGAGAGTGCGCATGTCCAAGTCACTCGGGAAAAACCTAAAGTCTACTGA
- the urtA gene encoding urea ABC transporter substrate-binding protein, producing MKKRSVKLWSILLGVVIVMTGCVEGTAPPEASGSGGTGEPAASGDTIKVGILHSLSGTMAISEVSVKDAEMLAIEEINAAGGVLGKQIEPVIEDGASDWPTFAEKAGKLLQQDKVAAVFGGWTSASRKAMLPVFEQNKGLLFYPVQYEGLESSPNIFYTGATTNQQIVPSVTWLLENRGKTFYLLGSDYVFPKTANQVIKAQLAAEGGEVVGEEYTPLGHTDYSTIISKIKAAKPDIVYNTLNGDSNVAFFKQLKDAGISSDQMTTLSVSVAEEEIRGIGADVLKGHLASWNYYQTTDTPENATFVAKYKEKYGADRVTADPIEAGYVAVYLWKAAVEKAGSTDVEKVKAAAKGLEFDAPEGKVTVDGENQHIYKTVRIGEVQEDGQFKELWNSGAPVKPDPYLKTYEWGASLSAK from the coding sequence TTGAAGAAGAGGTCGGTCAAGTTATGGAGTATTTTGCTCGGTGTGGTCATTGTGATGACAGGATGTGTGGAGGGCACTGCGCCGCCTGAAGCTTCGGGTTCAGGTGGTACAGGAGAGCCGGCTGCCTCCGGTGATACGATTAAAGTTGGCATTCTTCACTCTCTCAGCGGAACGATGGCGATCAGTGAGGTATCTGTTAAAGATGCCGAGATGCTTGCTATTGAAGAGATCAACGCCGCGGGCGGAGTTTTGGGTAAACAGATCGAGCCTGTAATTGAGGATGGTGCTTCGGATTGGCCTACTTTTGCGGAGAAAGCTGGGAAGTTACTGCAACAGGATAAGGTCGCTGCTGTATTTGGTGGATGGACCTCTGCAAGTCGGAAGGCGATGCTCCCAGTGTTCGAACAGAACAAAGGTCTGTTATTTTACCCGGTACAATATGAAGGATTGGAATCATCGCCAAATATTTTTTATACAGGAGCAACAACCAATCAGCAGATCGTTCCATCTGTAACCTGGTTACTGGAGAACAGGGGCAAGACGTTTTATCTGCTCGGTTCAGATTATGTATTTCCGAAAACGGCCAATCAGGTCATTAAGGCACAACTCGCAGCAGAGGGCGGCGAAGTGGTGGGTGAAGAATACACACCGCTGGGCCATACCGATTACAGTACCATCATAAGCAAAATCAAGGCTGCGAAGCCGGATATTGTATACAATACGCTGAACGGAGATAGCAATGTGGCTTTCTTCAAACAATTGAAGGATGCCGGAATCTCCTCGGATCAGATGACAACCCTCTCGGTAAGTGTGGCGGAGGAAGAAATCCGTGGTATTGGCGCAGACGTATTGAAGGGGCATCTGGCTTCGTGGAATTATTATCAGACAACCGATACACCTGAAAATGCTACATTTGTTGCCAAGTACAAAGAAAAATACGGTGCTGATCGAGTGACAGCTGATCCGATTGAAGCGGGATATGTGGCGGTTTATCTCTGGAAAGCGGCGGTGGAAAAAGCAGGATCAACCGACGTGGAGAAGGTGAAGGCAGCTGCCAAGGGTCTGGAGTTTGATGCCCCGGAAGGTAAGGTAACCGTGGATGGAGAGAATCAGCATATCTACAAAACCGTACGGATCGGTGAAGTGCAGGAAGATGGGCAGTTCAAGGAATTGTGGAATTCTGGTGCGCCTGTCAAGCCGGACCCTTATCTGAAAACGTATGAATGGGGAGCTTCCCTCAGCGCTAAATAA
- a CDS encoding HAD family hydrolase yields MPDVGGLKWLFFDVGDTLVDEWEPVDDIIGQFVREACALGYPVKIEAVRELFANCYQKYEQWPMRVAIRTFVEDEGHQKQIQDKLKFQKDLERPFPSADSVLQQLSRHYHIGIIANQSPGTEERLESYGLRKYVDVLACSAEEGVSKPDPELYAVALKQAGCEPEEAVMIGDRIDNDIIPARKLGMRTIRIMQGYGRFQPDLSDDQRADWTVDSLDQLLPLLIPNQV; encoded by the coding sequence GTGCCGGATGTAGGTGGATTGAAATGGTTGTTTTTTGATGTTGGAGATACGCTGGTGGATGAATGGGAGCCGGTTGATGATATTATCGGACAGTTCGTCCGCGAAGCCTGTGCATTGGGGTATCCGGTGAAGATTGAGGCGGTACGCGAACTGTTCGCGAACTGTTACCAGAAATATGAGCAATGGCCTATGAGAGTGGCGATTCGCACATTCGTTGAAGACGAGGGACACCAGAAACAGATTCAGGACAAGCTGAAGTTTCAAAAAGATCTTGAACGTCCTTTTCCTTCAGCGGATTCTGTTCTTCAGCAGCTGTCACGGCATTATCACATTGGCATTATTGCCAATCAGAGTCCTGGAACGGAAGAGAGACTGGAGAGTTACGGCTTGCGGAAGTATGTTGATGTTCTGGCCTGCTCGGCTGAAGAAGGAGTGTCCAAGCCAGACCCTGAGTTATACGCTGTAGCCTTGAAGCAGGCCGGTTGTGAACCGGAGGAAGCCGTCATGATCGGCGATCGGATCGATAACGACATTATACCTGCACGGAAGCTGGGCATGCGTACGATTCGAATTATGCAGGGTTACGGAAGATTCCAACCAGATCTATCGGATGACCAACGTGCGGATTGGACTGTTGATTCATTGGATCAACTCCTGCCGTTACTGATACCAAATCAGGTTTAG
- a CDS encoding zinc ribbon domain-containing protein → MSIEEMIERRFVCTKCRGTDCNIKEVSMSGAGLSKMFDIQHNHYLFVACASCGYVEVFDPDVLKGKKQGQVGTILDILFGG, encoded by the coding sequence ATGAGTATTGAAGAGATGATCGAGCGGAGATTTGTGTGTACAAAATGCAGGGGTACAGATTGTAACATTAAGGAAGTTTCCATGTCAGGAGCAGGCCTGAGCAAGATGTTTGATATACAGCATAATCACTACTTGTTCGTGGCGTGTGCTTCCTGCGGGTATGTTGAAGTATTTGATCCGGATGTCTTGAAAGGGAAAAAACAGGGACAGGTAGGGACGATTCTGGATATTCTGTTTGGCGGGTAG
- a CDS encoding thiol-disulfide oxidoreductase DCC family protein: MTANQTDVHQGHPIVLVDGVCHFCQGLTKWIIKRDPEGKYHFASLQSDVAKELLAKGNLSTDSMDTFVLIENGKYYTRSTAALRLAKGLKFPYPLLYVFIIVPRFIRNAVYNWVARNRYRWFGKDEACMLPTPEIKDRFL, encoded by the coding sequence ATGACAGCAAATCAAACAGATGTGCATCAGGGACATCCGATCGTACTGGTGGATGGTGTCTGTCACTTCTGCCAGGGCTTAACCAAATGGATTATCAAGCGTGACCCGGAAGGGAAATATCATTTTGCATCGCTCCAATCGGATGTAGCCAAGGAACTGCTGGCGAAGGGCAATTTGTCGACAGACAGCATGGACACCTTTGTTCTGATTGAAAATGGAAAATACTATACACGTTCAACCGCCGCACTGCGATTGGCCAAAGGTTTGAAGTTTCCTTATCCGTTGTTATATGTGTTCATTATTGTGCCGAGATTTATTCGTAATGCAGTCTATAACTGGGTTGCTCGCAACCGTTATCGCTGGTTTGGCAAGGATGAAGCGTGTATGTTGCCTACACCGGAGATCAAAGATCGATTTTTGTGA
- a CDS encoding urease accessory UreF family protein, which produces MNRGNKLLDYVKLLDSSIQVGGFTHSFGMDIHIREGTIRNAEDLESFMRCQLHPSIVRLEGMAIKGIYTAADHKDTWRIALIDKLVHVQRTPGDLRKQAAAMGKRLIRLARALHPWIEFSQLEQIFAKYDSVGCLSTVHAWINHHLDIPVEEAVLGYLHSAMNACITEASKVIPLNNDTTKDLMVRLATDLENEWKTVSASAADGLAQPTSMSMKSFFPSFHMLGAGLHAYRA; this is translated from the coding sequence GTGAACCGTGGGAATAAGCTGCTCGATTATGTCAAACTGCTTGATTCCTCTATTCAGGTCGGAGGGTTCACCCATTCCTTCGGCATGGATATCCACATCAGGGAGGGTACCATTCGTAATGCTGAAGATCTCGAATCATTCATGCGTTGTCAGTTGCATCCCAGCATTGTTCGTCTTGAAGGTATGGCCATTAAAGGCATCTATACCGCAGCAGATCACAAGGATACATGGCGGATAGCTCTGATCGACAAGCTCGTCCATGTTCAGCGAACCCCTGGAGATCTCAGAAAACAAGCTGCCGCGATGGGTAAACGATTAATCAGACTTGCACGCGCTCTGCACCCCTGGATTGAATTCAGCCAGCTCGAACAGATCTTTGCCAAATACGATTCGGTTGGTTGCCTCTCGACTGTTCACGCCTGGATTAACCACCACCTCGACATCCCGGTCGAGGAGGCGGTCCTTGGTTACCTGCATTCAGCCATGAATGCCTGCATAACCGAAGCCTCCAAAGTCATTCCCCTGAACAATGATACAACCAAGGATCTGATGGTCCGCCTGGCCACAGATCTGGAGAATGAATGGAAGACCGTCAGCGCCTCGGCTGCGGATGGACTGGCACAGCCAACCTCGATGTCCATGAAATCGTTTTTCCCCAGTTTCCATATGCTCGGAGCTGGACTTCATGCCTACAGGGCCTAA
- the urtB gene encoding urea ABC transporter permease subunit UrtB, which yields MDMFILQMFNGLSISSILLLIALGLAVTFGLMNVINMAHGELIMIGAYATYVTQNLFMSYAPAAWFGAYFVVALPIAFIVAALIGWLLEVVLIRHLYGRPLDSLLATWGVGMMLQQLARTIFGAPNVGVSSPAWLNGGLAISDGIVFPYKRIFIIALVAVVLLCMYLYIYRTSSGRRMRAVMQNRSMAGCLGISTRRVDGMTFAIGSGIAGIAGCALTLIGPIGPSLGTYYIVDAFMVVVLGGVGKLVGTVCGALGIGMFNTLFETYTSASIGKVLVFVCIVAFLQWKPRGLVAMRTRSLD from the coding sequence ATGGATATGTTTATCCTGCAGATGTTCAACGGTCTGAGTATCAGTTCAATTCTGTTGTTGATTGCATTGGGGCTTGCAGTAACGTTTGGGCTGATGAATGTCATCAATATGGCTCACGGTGAACTGATCATGATCGGTGCATATGCAACGTATGTAACACAAAATCTGTTTATGTCCTATGCTCCAGCGGCGTGGTTTGGTGCCTACTTTGTTGTGGCTCTACCGATTGCGTTCATTGTAGCGGCTCTGATTGGCTGGTTGCTTGAAGTGGTGCTGATCAGGCATCTATATGGCAGGCCGCTGGACAGTCTGCTTGCGACATGGGGTGTAGGCATGATGCTGCAACAACTGGCCCGTACGATATTCGGAGCGCCAAATGTAGGAGTATCCAGTCCGGCCTGGCTCAATGGGGGATTGGCGATCTCGGATGGTATTGTATTTCCGTATAAACGAATTTTCATTATCGCACTGGTTGCGGTTGTGCTGCTGTGCATGTATCTCTATATCTATCGAACGTCTTCCGGAAGACGAATGAGGGCTGTAATGCAAAATCGGAGCATGGCGGGGTGTCTTGGGATTTCGACCCGGCGGGTAGATGGCATGACCTTTGCTATTGGTTCGGGCATTGCCGGAATTGCTGGCTGTGCATTAACGCTCATTGGTCCGATTGGTCCTTCACTTGGTACGTATTATATTGTGGATGCGTTCATGGTCGTTGTCCTGGGTGGGGTAGGGAAATTGGTTGGAACCGTGTGCGGTGCACTGGGGATTGGTATGTTCAACACGCTGTTCGAAACCTATACATCGGCTTCCATTGGCAAGGTGCTTGTGTTTGTATGTATCGTTGCTTTTCTGCAATGGAAACCACGCGGTTTGGTCGCGATGCGTACACGTAGTCTCGATTAA
- a CDS encoding organic hydroperoxide resistance protein — protein sequence MEALYTAVATVKGGRTGSVTSSDGVLKHDLKMPKELGGSGGEGTNPEQLFAAGYGACYESALANVARKAGVKLEDVVVTSNVSIGKDPADDGFQLSVRLDVSMPGVDHSQAEELARKAHDFCPYSKATRGNIDVVLNVV from the coding sequence ATGGAAGCTTTATATACAGCAGTAGCGACAGTTAAAGGTGGACGTACAGGTTCTGTGACTTCTTCGGATGGCGTGCTTAAGCATGATCTGAAAATGCCAAAAGAGCTTGGAGGTTCCGGTGGTGAGGGTACTAACCCTGAGCAGCTTTTTGCCGCTGGATATGGAGCATGTTATGAAAGTGCCCTTGCCAATGTAGCACGCAAAGCAGGTGTGAAATTGGAGGATGTGGTCGTTACAAGTAACGTATCCATTGGTAAAGACCCTGCGGATGACGGTTTCCAGCTGTCTGTTCGTCTGGACGTGAGTATGCCTGGTGTGGATCACAGTCAAGCAGAGGAACTGGCCCGCAAGGCGCATGATTTCTGTCCATATTCCAAAGCAACACGCGGCAACATTGATGTTGTTTTAAACGTAGTCTAA
- a CDS encoding VOC family protein yields the protein MIEYAHIHHVSLAVRDLEIAKKFYSGLLGMQEIERPAFRSTGTWYAIGSQQLHLLQHPEGHTLREAGIDTTDGHFAIWVTSYSGTIAWLEQQGIEYEARPDSVAGFAQIFVLDPDRNIIEFDSPYNS from the coding sequence ATGATTGAATATGCACACATCCACCATGTTAGTCTGGCTGTACGTGATCTGGAAATCGCGAAGAAGTTCTACTCGGGGTTACTAGGCATGCAGGAGATTGAACGTCCAGCCTTCCGCTCCACGGGTACATGGTACGCTATCGGCAGCCAGCAGCTTCATCTGTTACAGCACCCGGAGGGTCACACGTTACGCGAAGCTGGTATTGATACTACAGACGGTCACTTTGCGATCTGGGTCACCAGTTATTCAGGGACTATAGCCTGGCTGGAGCAGCAGGGAATTGAGTATGAAGCGAGACCTGACAGTGTGGCTGGATTCGCACAGATTTTTGTACTTGATCCAGACCGTAACATTATTGAGTTCGATTCACCGTATAACTCTTAA
- a CDS encoding Nramp family divalent metal transporter has product MAPSLGEAHSSMKVPQNAAWWKKFLAFVGPGYLVAVGYMDPGNWATDIAGGSQFGYTLLSVILLSNLMAVVLQSLAGKLGIVTGRDLAQACRERFSMPVVIMLWILCELAIAATDLAEVIGSAIALKLLFNIPMLYGVIITAVDVLLILVLQNKGFRALETLVIVLMATIALCFGIDLFLAKPDMGGVLHGFVPNVEILQNPAMLYIAIGIIGATVMPHNLYLHSSIVQTRQIEQTPQGKKEAIRYSTMDSTIALTLALFINAAILIVSAAVFHSAGMTQVAEIADAYHLLTPLLGTTVASILFGVALLASGQNSTLTGTLAGQIVMEGFLNIRIPAWLRRLVTRLIAIIPAVIVTAIAGEHGTEELLILSQVVLSLQLPFAVIPLVMFTSDKKSMGAFANKLWLKIISWFIAAVIVVLNVYLIIQTIRLF; this is encoded by the coding sequence ATGGCCCCTTCCCTTGGAGAAGCACATAGTTCCATGAAAGTTCCGCAGAATGCTGCATGGTGGAAGAAATTCCTCGCCTTTGTAGGCCCAGGATACCTCGTTGCCGTAGGTTACATGGACCCCGGGAACTGGGCGACAGATATCGCAGGCGGCTCGCAGTTCGGGTATACCTTGTTATCGGTTATCCTGTTATCGAACCTGATGGCCGTTGTCCTTCAGTCGCTGGCTGGCAAGCTTGGCATCGTCACTGGACGGGATCTGGCTCAAGCCTGTCGTGAACGATTCAGCATGCCTGTTGTCATAATGTTATGGATTCTGTGTGAACTCGCCATTGCAGCTACCGATCTGGCTGAGGTCATAGGTTCTGCCATCGCGTTAAAGCTGTTATTTAACATCCCCATGTTATACGGCGTTATCATCACCGCAGTTGATGTACTCCTGATTCTTGTACTGCAAAACAAAGGTTTCCGCGCTCTGGAAACACTTGTCATTGTGCTGATGGCAACCATAGCCCTCTGCTTCGGGATTGATCTGTTTCTGGCGAAACCGGATATGGGCGGTGTTCTCCATGGTTTTGTACCAAATGTTGAGATTCTGCAAAACCCGGCCATGCTCTATATCGCTATTGGTATTATCGGAGCAACCGTGATGCCGCATAATCTGTACCTGCATTCTTCCATTGTGCAGACCCGTCAGATCGAACAGACCCCACAGGGCAAAAAAGAAGCCATTCGGTACTCGACCATGGATTCTACAATCGCGCTGACACTGGCCCTGTTCATCAATGCAGCCATCCTGATTGTATCTGCAGCTGTATTTCACAGTGCTGGTATGACGCAGGTTGCTGAGATCGCTGATGCCTATCATCTGCTGACACCTCTATTAGGTACTACGGTTGCAAGTATCTTGTTCGGTGTGGCGCTGTTAGCATCAGGTCAGAACTCTACCCTTACAGGTACACTCGCTGGGCAGATCGTTATGGAAGGTTTCCTGAACATTCGAATTCCGGCTTGGCTGCGCAGACTGGTCACACGTCTGATCGCCATCATCCCAGCGGTAATTGTCACAGCGATTGCAGGAGAACACGGCACAGAAGAACTGCTCATTTTGAGCCAGGTCGTGCTGTCTCTTCAATTGCCCTTTGCTGTAATTCCCCTGGTGATGTTCACGAGTGATAAAAAAAGCATGGGTGCATTCGCCAACAAATTGTGGCTCAAAATCATCTCATGGTTCATTGCAGCTGTTATCGTTGTGTTGAATGTATATCTGATCATTCAGACGATTCGGTTATTCTAA
- a CDS encoding glutathione peroxidase translates to MTVYDYKVNTLRGQEVEMSNYRDKVLLIVNTASSCGLTPQFKGLQELQDKFQDAPFEVLGFPSNQFAQEKGSSDDIAEFCQMNYGVSFPMFEKIDVNGSSAHPLFQHLSTEAPGLLGSKAIKWNFTKFLVDQNGQVIKRYAPKTTPDKIEEDIKNLLQK, encoded by the coding sequence ATGACAGTCTACGATTACAAAGTGAATACCCTTCGCGGTCAAGAAGTTGAAATGTCCAACTACCGTGACAAAGTGTTACTGATCGTGAATACGGCAAGCTCATGCGGCCTTACCCCTCAATTCAAAGGACTGCAAGAACTGCAAGACAAGTTTCAAGATGCTCCATTTGAAGTTCTTGGTTTCCCAAGCAACCAGTTTGCACAGGAAAAAGGATCTTCCGACGATATTGCCGAGTTCTGTCAGATGAATTATGGCGTAAGCTTCCCTATGTTTGAGAAAATTGATGTGAACGGCTCAAGCGCTCACCCTCTTTTCCAACACCTTAGCACAGAAGCTCCTGGCCTGCTCGGCTCCAAAGCAATCAAATGGAATTTCACCAAATTCCTTGTGGATCAGAACGGACAGGTAATCAAACGTTATGCTCCCAAAACAACACCTGACAAGATTGAAGAAGATATCAAAAACTTGCTGCAAAAATAA